GATCCGGCTCAGTGCTGGATAATCGGCGACCGGCTTCGCGACATGGAGGCCGGCGCACGCGCCGGCGTACGTGGCATTCTGATTGGCGATACAACTATTCACCCCAACCTTATGCAAGCCAATGATTTAGTGGGTGCTACCGACTTGATTCTGGGTAATAACTAAATAACTGCTTACCTCTCTACACGCACCAAAGCCGGCCTCCCCTGAAGGAAAGCCGGCTTTGGTGCGTGTAGCAAAACCTTTGGCAACCTACTGCCGCGCGGCCGAAGTTTGTTCTGCGCTAGCCGTAATGGAAGACGAAACCTGGGTAGCAGGCTTGGTAGTGGAATAAGCCGGGCACTTAGTGCGGCACGAGCCCAGGCCGGCCAGTCCGACAACGGCTACTAGAAGCAGTTTTTTCATGATAAAATACAAGTTGAGAGGAAATTCGGACGCTTACACTCTATTCCTCAAATGTTATGCCCGATAACGCTTAGTCGCGATTTAAATTATCTGTGAAGCTGCGAATAATCCAGAGCTTATGCGAAACCAATGCATCAGCTTATGTTTTAGTCTCTAATATACTTGGGTCTTCCCTAGTGTTCAAGTGTTCGTAGCGTTACGAATAATTTTCTCAGCATAGTGGCAGCTGAGACCTGTTCTTGACAACTAAAAGTATTTCTCTTAAGCAAAAAAGCCCCCCACATGGAATTTGGGAGGCTTTTTTGCTTATGTTAAAGGACCTTTTAACGGCAGCAGCATTAAAAAACTGCTGGTCTACTGCTGATAGCCCAGAATCCGCATCATACTGTCGCTGTTCTGCTCTGGGGCAAACTCCCAATCAAGGAGGGTTCCGTCTTCAGCGCGGTCGAGGATGACGTGCTTAGGGGCTGGAATCAAGCAGTGTTTAACGCCGCCATAGCCAGAAAGGCTTTCCTGATACGCGCCGGTATGGAAAAATCCAACGTACTGCGGCTCCACCGTTTCTTGATTCTTGGTGCGCAACTCGGGCAGGAAGACCTGATAAATGTGCTTCTCGGCGTTGTAGTAGTCTTGCGAGTCGCAGGTAAGGCCGCCCAGTTGAATCTTGTTGTAGCGCTTCTCCCAGCCATTCAATGCCAACATGATAAAGCGCTGATTCAGGGCCCAAGTGTCGGGAAGATTGGTAATAAACGAGCCGTCAATCATGTACCACAACTCCTTGTCGTTCTGTAGCTTCTCGCCCAGAATAGAGTACAGCGTCATGCCACTCTCGCCGACGGTAAAAATGCCAAACTCGGTGAAAATATGGGGTTCTGGTACACCTTCTTCCGCACAGATACGCTGAATAGTGCGCAGAATTTCTTCTACCATGTACTGATAATCGTACTCCGGCTGGATGCTGGTTTGAATAGGCAATCCGCCGCCGATATCGATGGTAGTAAGGGTAGGACACACCTTTCGTAGCTCACAATACTTGTGCACAAAACGGCTTAGCTCCGACCAATAGTAGCTGGTGTCTTTTATGCCCGTATTGATGAAGTAGTGCAGCATTTTGAGCTCGAAGCGCGGGTCATCCTTGATCTTCTGCTCATACAGCGGAATCGCATCGGCGTAGCGAACACCCAGGCGGGAGGTGTAGAACTGGAAACGTGGCTCTTCATCGGAGGCCAAGCGCATGCCGACGCTGCATTTCTCGCGGACGTGGTCGTGGTAATAATCGATTTCGCCCAGGTTATCGAGGATGGGCATACAGTTCACGAAGCCGTCGTTGATCAGATCGGAAATATCGCGCTTGTATTCTTCGCGCTTGTAGCCATTGCAAATCACGTACGTGTCTTTTGTGAGCTTGCCTTTCGCGTACATAGCCCGCACAATATTGATATCGAACCAAGATGAAGTCTCGATATGAATGTCGTTTTTGAGGGCCTCCTCAACAATGAAGCTGAAGTGCGACGATTTCGTGCAGTAGCTATAAGTGTACGTGCCGTTATAGCCTATTTTCTCGATTGCATCAGCAAACCATGTCTTGGCACGCTGAATCTGCGAGCTGATTTTGGGCAAGTACGTGAGGCGCAGCGGCGTGCCATGCTTGCGCACGATTTCCATGAGCGGAATATCATGGAAGCGTAGCTCGTTATTCTGAACAGTAAAATCGGCCGTGGGAAAATCGAAGGTTTGGGAAATCAGGTCGTGGTAGGTATCCATTAGGGGAAATGAAAGGGCTGAATGGGTAGAATTTTGGGGCGAAAAGGGTAATAAAGTGAGTGGGCGGTAATCCACTCATCATCATTTCCGCCAGTTAACAACAGATTGGCCTTTTGCGGGCTTTTCCGCACCTTTGTAGGCCGACAAAGATAGGCGGTAGGTGGGTACTCCGATGCGGGGCGCCCAGGGCGAGAGCGGTGAGACGTGGTCCTGCTCTCTGGTATTCGGCCAAGGCCCTTAGCCGTCCGTTCCTGTCGGCGCATCGTTCTTTTATGAAACGTATTAAGCTCATCGAAGTCCGCTCCGAGCTAGGAGCCGGGACTCGCGGGCCAGTCTGGGCGTAGATGCGCTACGGATTGCCTGTTTAAACAAAGGTTCTGATTATTTCCGCCGGTTCAATTCCGTAGCTGTGCCGGACCTGAATCATGTGCTGTTCGATAAAAACCACTTCCCTTACGCCAAGCACATCGACTCAGTTTATACGGTACAAAAAAACATTGCTAACACGGTTGAACAAACAGTACGCCTCGGAGAATTTCCACTAGTTCTGGCCGGCGACCATTCCAACGCTGCCGCCACTATAGCGGGCATTAAAACTGCTTATCCGCACAAAACGCTGGGCGTGGTGTGGATAGATGCCCACGCCGATATTCATTCACCTTACACCACACCCTCGGGCAATATTCACGGCATGCCCATCGCCATGGCGCTGAACGAGGACAACTTGGAGTGCCAGCGGAATGTGCCGGAGCCGGAAACCGAGTTTTTCTGGCATCGCTTAAAAAACTTGGGCGAACCCGGTCCTAAGATTAAGCCCGAACACCTGGTGTATGTGGTGGTGCGCGATACGGAGCACGAAGAAAACGAAGTAATTAAGCGCCATAACATCAAGAACTTCAGCTTGGCTGAGTTCAAAGAGAAAGGCCCGAAGCAGGTAGCCCGCGAGATTTATGAGCGCTTACGTTTCTGCGACTTAGTGTATATATCGTTCGACGTAGATTCTCTGGACTCACGCTTCAGCAAAGGCACCGGTACACCTGTGAAGGAAGGATTGAACGTAGATGAAGCAATTGCTTTATGCCAAGCCCTTTTGGATAACGACCGGATAGTATGCTTCGAAATGGTGGAAATAAACCCGACGCTCGACTCCGAAAATACGATGGCCAGAAATGCCTTCGACATTCTGGAAGCGGCCACGGATACCATTCAGAATCATCTGCACCTCGCCGACGCTACCTCGCGTCAGAGTCGCGCCACCACATAGCTCTATTGCGCCCAAAAAAGCCCCCCAGCGCTTGTTTGTGGGGATGAGTGTCAACTAAACAACTGCTGCCATTGAAGTCGGGGTATTAAAGCTGCGGCGGCTTGCCTATATTCAATTCCAGTTCAGGCTAAAACCTAGTAATATGAAGCTCAGGAACGTGCGGTTGGGAGTAATAGCTTTGGCACTTAGTGCCTGCTCCGTAACGCCCCAGAAGCGCGGCCCTGAAGGCGATGTGCCTGGCCAGACCGTAAGCGCCGCTGTTACGGGCACAGTGAGCTACCGCGAGCGAATAGCGCTGCCGCCCACGGCCATCGTAAAGCTGCAACTCCTAGACGTAAGCTTCGCCGATGTAGCCGCCACCGTGCTCGACTCCTTGACCTTGCGCCCTTCGGAGGGCAAGCAGGTGCCGTACGAGTTTTTACTGCGCTACGACCCCGCCCAAATCAAGGCGCAGAGTACTTACGCCGTGCAAGCTCGCATTCTGGCAGATGGCAAATTGCTATTCACGACCACCCAAGCCTACCCCGTTATTACCCACGGCAACCCCCTCGACGTGAACATTGTGCTCCAACAGGTGAGTGCTAAATAAGGGTCTGGGGGCTTTTTCGTAACCTAAGCCGTAGCTTGCACTACTTTTGTGCCGCTTAACTTCCTAATTCTCCGCACCCCGTGCAACAACTCGAACAAGACATCAAAGCGGCGCTGAGCGCCGCTATTCAGCAGATATTTGGCGCTACGGTCGCAACGGAGCAGCTTGTTATTCAGCCTACTCGCAAAGAATTCGCCGGCACATTTACGCTCGTGACGTTTTCCTTGACCAAAAGCCTAGGCAAAGGCCCTGAGCAGATAGGGCAGGCCCTAGGTGAATGGTTAACCACGCATGAGCCCCGAGTGAGCGGGTTTAACGTGGTCAAAGGCTTCCTGAACTTAGAAGTGGCCGACCGTGAATGGCTGCGCCAGTTTCAAGACTTGGTGCAGCAGCCCGAGAATGCGCCGGTACTCACTAACGGCCCTCAGAATGTGGTGGTGGAGTATTCCTCGCCGAATACCAACAAGCCTTTGCACCTAGGACATTTGCGCAATAATTTTCTGGGCTACTCTGTAGCTGAGATTCTGAAAGCCACTGGTGCTACCGTGTCAAAGGTAAACCTAGTCAATGACCGGGGCATTCACATCTGTAAATCGATGCTGGGCTACCAGCGGTTTGGCCACGCCGAGACACCCGAAAGTGACAGCATCAAGGGCGACCATTTGGTAGGTAAATACTACGTGCTGTTTGAGAAGCATTACCGGGAGCAAGTTGCTCAATTGGTAGCCGAAGGCGTGGCCGAAGACAAGGCTAAGGCGTCGGCGCCGCTGATGCTGGAAGCCCGCGACATGCTGCAAAAGTGGGAGGCCGGCGACGAGGAAGTGGTCAGCCTATGGCGGCAGATGAACGGCTGGGTCTACGAAGGTCACAATGCTACCTACGCGGCCATCGGTGTCGATTTCGACAAGTTCTACTACGAGTCGGGTACTTACCTACTGGGTAAGGAGCGGGTGCAGGAGGGGCTGGATCGGGGATTATTCTACCGCAAGGAAGATGGCTCCACTTGGGTAGACTTAGCTCAGGAAGGCCTCGATCAGAAGATTCTACTCCGCTCAGATGGCACCAGCGTTTATCTGACCCAAGACCTAGGTACGGCCGAGCTGAAGTATGCCGACTTTCACTACGACTCGAGCATCTACGTTATTGCCGACGAGCAGAACTACCATATGCAGGTGTTGCAGGCCACGCTTCAGAAGCTTGAAAAGCCCTACGCCGCCGCCATTCACCACCTCAGCTATGGCATGGTAGATTTGCCCACGGGTAAAATGAAAACCCGTGAAGGCACGGTTGTAGACGCCGACGAGCTGGTGCGCGAAGTAGTGGAAGCCGCCAAAGTCGCGACCCTTGAAAAAGGCAAAATCGAAGGCCTAACTGAGGACGAGCAAACCGAGCTGTTCCACATCTTGGGCCTCGGCGCCCTGAAATACTATCTGCTAAAAGTTGACCCTAAGAAGCGGATGCTGTTCAATCCGGAGGAATCGGTGCAGTTGGAAGGGCACACGGGGCCGTTTATTCAGTATTCCCACGCTCGGATTGCTCAGTTGCGCCGCAAAGCCGAGCAAATGGGCGTCAGCGAAAAAAACGATTTTCTGAGTCTTGGCGACTTGCAGAAGGCCGAGCGAGAAATGATTGAGGAACTGGCCCGGTATGCCAACGTGGTAAAGGAAGCAGCCCGCACTTTCTCACCGGCTATTGTAGCCCAGTATGCCTATGATTTGGCCAAAACCTACAACCGCTTCTACGCCGAAGTGCAGGTACTGGCCGAGCCCGACGAAGCCAAGCGGGCCTTCCGCGTGGCGCTGTCGGCCCAAACGGGCTGCGCCATCAAGGCTAGCATGAAGCTACTTGGTATTGCGGTGCCGGAGCGTATGTAAACCCTTTGAAACTCCTCTCCCTAAGCAAGAGGGGAGTTTTGCTTTAAGCCTATTGAATTACCAAACTTCCCAGATGAAAAGTGTAGCAGTATACTGCGGTTCCAGCGCCGGACACAATGATATCTACCGCCAGCAAGCAGA
The window above is part of the Hymenobacter radiodurans genome. Proteins encoded here:
- the argS gene encoding arginine--tRNA ligase; translation: MQQLEQDIKAALSAAIQQIFGATVATEQLVIQPTRKEFAGTFTLVTFSLTKSLGKGPEQIGQALGEWLTTHEPRVSGFNVVKGFLNLEVADREWLRQFQDLVQQPENAPVLTNGPQNVVVEYSSPNTNKPLHLGHLRNNFLGYSVAEILKATGATVSKVNLVNDRGIHICKSMLGYQRFGHAETPESDSIKGDHLVGKYYVLFEKHYREQVAQLVAEGVAEDKAKASAPLMLEARDMLQKWEAGDEEVVSLWRQMNGWVYEGHNATYAAIGVDFDKFYYESGTYLLGKERVQEGLDRGLFYRKEDGSTWVDLAQEGLDQKILLRSDGTSVYLTQDLGTAELKYADFHYDSSIYVIADEQNYHMQVLQATLQKLEKPYAAAIHHLSYGMVDLPTGKMKTREGTVVDADELVREVVEAAKVATLEKGKIEGLTEDEQTELFHILGLGALKYYLLKVDPKKRMLFNPEESVQLEGHTGPFIQYSHARIAQLRRKAEQMGVSEKNDFLSLGDLQKAEREMIEELARYANVVKEAARTFSPAIVAQYAYDLAKTYNRFYAEVQVLAEPDEAKRAFRVALSAQTGCAIKASMKLLGIAVPERM
- a CDS encoding type III PLP-dependent enzyme domain-containing protein, with translation MDTYHDLISQTFDFPTADFTVQNNELRFHDIPLMEIVRKHGTPLRLTYLPKISSQIQRAKTWFADAIEKIGYNGTYTYSYCTKSSHFSFIVEEALKNDIHIETSSWFDINIVRAMYAKGKLTKDTYVICNGYKREEYKRDISDLINDGFVNCMPILDNLGEIDYYHDHVREKCSVGMRLASDEEPRFQFYTSRLGVRYADAIPLYEQKIKDDPRFELKMLHYFINTGIKDTSYYWSELSRFVHKYCELRKVCPTLTTIDIGGGLPIQTSIQPEYDYQYMVEEILRTIQRICAEEGVPEPHIFTEFGIFTVGESGMTLYSILGEKLQNDKELWYMIDGSFITNLPDTWALNQRFIMLALNGWEKRYNKIQLGGLTCDSQDYYNAEKHIYQVFLPELRTKNQETVEPQYVGFFHTGAYQESLSGYGGVKHCLIPAPKHVILDRAEDGTLLDWEFAPEQNSDSMMRILGYQQ
- a CDS encoding YbaY family lipoprotein, with the translated sequence MKLRNVRLGVIALALSACSVTPQKRGPEGDVPGQTVSAAVTGTVSYRERIALPPTAIVKLQLLDVSFADVAATVLDSLTLRPSEGKQVPYEFLLRYDPAQIKAQSTYAVQARILADGKLLFTTTQAYPVITHGNPLDVNIVLQQVSAK
- the rocF gene encoding arginase encodes the protein MACLNKGSDYFRRFNSVAVPDLNHVLFDKNHFPYAKHIDSVYTVQKNIANTVEQTVRLGEFPLVLAGDHSNAAATIAGIKTAYPHKTLGVVWIDAHADIHSPYTTPSGNIHGMPIAMALNEDNLECQRNVPEPETEFFWHRLKNLGEPGPKIKPEHLVYVVVRDTEHEENEVIKRHNIKNFSLAEFKEKGPKQVAREIYERLRFCDLVYISFDVDSLDSRFSKGTGTPVKEGLNVDEAIALCQALLDNDRIVCFEMVEINPTLDSENTMARNAFDILEAATDTIQNHLHLADATSRQSRATT